A window of the Corythoichthys intestinalis isolate RoL2023-P3 chromosome 6, ASM3026506v1, whole genome shotgun sequence genome harbors these coding sequences:
- the LOC130917091 gene encoding coxsackievirus and adenovirus receptor homolog → MSEFLPAEVAYTKCQRSRQVLLSVVCIFLPKVKQRYTEVSWSIESADQEEQPIIWFTGGRLYTDLYKPMEGRVHFTSADPQNGDASIIIKDVRPSDTAMYRCLVKKLPELDQKILDLTVIEAPSQALCSVDEEDNSMTLKCSSLQGTPPLHYIWSKTSGNKVLPTQAIVDPTGATLHFNRRECGSYRCTVESMVGTKHCDLHLDCSLPLANNVSSPRLLTTTAVAAIVVTITTLFIVTVVLAVFLYRKRKEQHQDVEMEK, encoded by the exons atgtccgagtttttgccagcGGAAGTCGCG TACACCAaatgccaaagaagcagacaagTGTTGCTGTCGGTGGTGTGCATCTTCCTTCCTAAAGTTAAACAG CGGTACACGGAGGTCTCGTGGAGTATCGAGTCTGCAGACCAAGAGGAGCAACCCATCATTTGGTTTACTGGCGGCCGCTTGTATACCGATTTGTACAAACCAATGGAGGGGAGGGTCCACTTCACATCAGCCGATCCCCAAAATGGAGACGCGTCTATCATCATCAAAGATGTACGTCCGTCTGACACGGCGATGTACCGCTGTCTGGTGAAGAAGTTACCAGAACTGGACCAGAAGATCTTAGACCTGACAGTCATTGAGGCACCCAGTCAGGCTCTGTGCAGTGTGGACGAAGAAGACAACAGTATGACGCTGAAATGCAGCTCTCTGCAAGGCACCCCACCTTTGCATTACATCTGGTCCAAGACCAGCGGAAATAAGGTCTTGCCTACACAGGCCATTGTCGACCCCACAGGAGCCACCTTGCATTTCAACAGGCGGGAGTGTGGAAGCTATCGCTGCACGGTGGAAAGTATGGTGGGCACCAAACACTGTGACCTTCACCTAGACTGTTCGCTGCCCCTGGCCAACAATGTGAGCAGTCCACGATTGCTGACAACCACGGCAGTCGCTGCAATCGTTGTCACTATCACCACACTCTTCATTGTCACAGTTGTCCTTGCCGTATTCCTCTACCGCAAACGAAAAGAGCAACACCAGGACgttgaaatggaaaaataa
- the LOC130917092 gene encoding coxsackievirus and adenovirus receptor homolog translates to MMMMWHLLWPSVLLGVFFNICPTCPLEIQKERKHYYVARGSSVQLPCAYSHTLDSKQYTEVSWSIVSADREEQPIIWFTGGRLYSDLYKPMEGRVQFTSADPQNGDASINIKDVRPSDTEMYRCLVKKLPELDKKILDLTVMEAPSQPLCSVDEEDNSMTLKCSFLQGTPPLHYIWSKTSGNKVLPPQATVDPTGATLHFNITERECGSSRCTVESMVGPKHCDLHLDCSLPVANNVSSPRLLTTTAVTAIVVTITTLFIVTVVLAAFLYRKRKEQFQDIEIEK, encoded by the coding sequence ATGATGATGATGTGGCACCTCCTTTGGCCTTCTGTCCTCCTGggagtgtttttcaacatttgtcCAACATGCCCTCTGGAAATCCAGAAGGAAAGGAAACACTACTACGTCGCCAGGGGGTCAAGTGTCCAGCTACCTTGTGCGTACAGTCACACCCTGGACTCTAAGCAGTACACGGAGGTCTCGTGGAGTATCGTGTCTGCAGACCGAGAGGAGCAACCCATTATTTGGTTTACAGGCGGCCGCTTGTATTCCGATTTGTACAAACCAATGGAGGGGAGGGTCCAATTCACATCAGCCGATCCCCAAAATGGAGACGCGTCTATCAACATCAAAGATGTACGTCCGTCAGACACGGAGATGTACCGGTGTCTGGTGAAGAAGTTACCAGAACTGGACAAGAAGATCTTAGACCTGACAGTCATGGAGGCACCCAGTCAGCCTCTGTGCAGTGTGGACGAAGAAGACAACAGTATGACGCTGAAATGCAGCTTTCTGCAAGGCACCCCACCTTTGCATTACATCTGGTCCAAGACCAGTGGAAATAAGGTCTTGCCTCCTCAGGCCACTGTGGACCCCACAGGAGCCACCTTGCATTTCAACATCACCGAGCGGGAGTGTGGAAGCTCTCGCTGCACGGTGGAAAGTATGGTAGGCCCCAAACACTGTGACCTTCACCTGGACTGTTCGCTGCCCGTGGCCAACAACGTGAGCAGTCCACGATTGCTGACAACCACGGCAGTCACTGCAATCGTTGTCACTATCACCACACTCTTCATTGTCACAGTTGTCCTTGCCGCATTCCTCTACCGCAAACGAAAAGAGCAATTCCAGGACattgaaattgaaaaataa